In Candidatus Hadarchaeales archaeon, the genomic stretch TTGTCGTTGAAGTAGGCGGGGACTGTGATTACCGCCTTTTTTACCTCCTGTCCCAGAAAGGCCTCCGCATCCCTTTTGATCTTCTGGAGGAGGAAGGCTGAAAGTTGCTGGGGGGTGTACTCCTTATCCCCTATCTTGTATTTGTAGTCCGTTCCCATCTTCCTCTTGAATCCCGTCACCGTGCGCTCGGGGTTAAGGGCAGCCTGCCTCCTGGCGGGCTCACCCACCAGGAGCTGTCCATCTGGGGTGAAGGCCACATAGGAGGGAAACATCTTCCCATAGGGTGTGAGACCCTCGGCGCTGGGGATGAGCACGGGCCTTCCACCCTGAAGGACTGCGGCTGCGGAGTTGGAAGTACCCAAGTCTATCCCTATGATCTTTTCGGGCATCCACCCACCTCCCTCAGGATTTGGTCACCCTCACCTTCGAGGCCCTCAGGATCTTCGACCTAAACCTATACCCCCTCTGGAGTTCCTCCACCACCGTCCCCTCCTCCATCCCAGGTATTTCCACCCGATCCACCGCTTCGTGGAGGAAGGGATCGAACTTCTTACCCACCGCTTGGATGGGTTCCAGCCCTTCTTCCTCCAGCACCTTCAGAAGCTGCTTGTAGATCATCTCCACCCCTTCCGCGAAGGCCTTTCCCTCCTCCTTGTTCTTCAGGGCCCTCTCGAAGTTATCCAGCACCTCGAGGAGCCTCAAAACCAGCCTCCCGAGGGCTGCCTGTGAAGCCTCCTCCCTTTCCCTTTCCATCCTCTTCAGGAGGTTTTCGAGCTCCGCCTGTGCCCACCTCAGCTTGGAAAGATAATCCTCCATCCTCCCCTCCAGTCCCCTCACCAGAGAACTCACCCTCTCCCAGTACCCGCAGAACTTGCAAAC encodes the following:
- a CDS encoding nucleotide exchange factor GrpE — protein: MAVSEVERGLPAVCKFCGYWERVSSLVRGLEGRMEDYLSKLRWAQAELENLLKRMEREREEASQAALGRLVLRLLEVLDNFERALKNKEEGKAFAEGVEMIYKQLLKVLEEEGLEPIQAVGKKFDPFLHEAVDRVEIPGMEEGTVVEELQRGYRFRSKILRASKVRVTKS